From the Rhinolophus sinicus isolate RSC01 linkage group LG02, ASM3656204v1, whole genome shotgun sequence genome, one window contains:
- the RIBC2 gene encoding RIB43A-like with coiled-coils protein 2 isoform X1, translated as MEVVQPKDLGQYSALAKKRVGELCRQKRIFNARNRIIGGDTEAWDVQVRDQKIKEATEKARNETFAAEMRQNDKITCVLEGRERRDRKNLCKAINDFQQSYQKPETRREFDLSDPLSLKKDLLAWQSDKNVQKTVSGMQRFMGEDLNFHERKKFQEEQNREWFLQQQREWKDARADQKRAEDFYMKTRLQFDETAKHLQNLERATRKAVCAAVKEFNKSQVTESAERRSLEKKQEQEDNLAEIANLLRGDLLSENPQQAASSFGPHRVVPDRWKGMARAQLEQIRLVQKQQVQEKLVPAPPACCPQITAYWSLHESNAVEGGADATDLLAPCPGRPGSTGLRTGSRKKSASETWTGTGGGFRAPVPLCCVSGSSSASSGTCAEPWTAATSAWPRSSFCRKNI; from the exons ATGGAGGTAGTGCAGCCCAAGGACCTGGGGCAGTACTCCGCCTTGGCCAAGAAGAGAGTTGGGGAGCTGTGCAGGCAGAAACGGATATTCAACGCCAGGAACAGGATCATCGGG GGAGATACAGAAGCCTGGGATGTTCAGGTTCGTGACCAGAAGATAAAAGAAGCAACTGAAAAAGCCAGAAATGAAACCTTTG CTGCTGAAATGAGGCAAAATGACAAAATCACATGCGTATTAGAAGGTCGggaaagaagagacaggaaaaatCTCTGCAAAGCTATTAATGACTTTCAACAGAGCTATCAGAAGCCAGAAACTCGCCGAGAATTTGATCTTTCTGACCCCCTATCCCTTAAGAAAGACCTCCTAGCCTGGCAGTCAGATAAAAACGTTCAGAAGACCGTGTCGGGAATGCAGAGATTCATGGGAGAGGATTTAAACTTCCACGAGAGGAAGAAATTCCAGgaagaacaaaacagagaatgGTTTTTGCAACAGCAAAGGGAATGGAAAGATGCCAGAGCCGACCAAAAACGTGCAG AGGACTTTTACATGAAAACAAGGCTGCAATTTGATGAAACAGCCAAACATTTACAGAATCTGGAACGCGCTACCAGAAAGGCCGTCTGTGCAGCTGTGAAAGAATTCAACAAGAGCCAG GTCACGGAGTCAGCGGAAAGGAGAAGTCTagagaaaaaacaagaacaagaggACAACCTGGCCGAGATCGCCAACCTGCTGCGTGGCGACCTGCTCTCCGAGAACCCACAGCAGGCAGCCAGCTCCTTCGGGCCCCACCGCGTGGTCCCTGACCGTTGGAAAGGCATGGCCCGGGCACAGCTGGAGCAGATCCGCCTGGTTCAGAAGCAGCAAGTCCAGGAGAAGCTGGTGCCTGCCCCTCCCGCTTGCTGCCCGC AAATAACAGCTTACTGGTCCTTGCACGAGAGTAACGCAGTAGAGGGAGGCGCTGATGCCACAGACTTGCTGGCGCCATGTCCGGGGAGGCCAGGGAGCACGGGGCTCAGAAC AGGCTCCAGGAAGAAGAGCGCCAGCGAGACATGGACTGGGACCGGCGGAGGCTTCAGGGCGCCCGTGCCACTCTGCTGTGTGAGCGGCAGCAGCAGCGCGAGCAGCGGGACCTGCGCAGAGCCCTGGACTGCAGCAACCTCAGCCTGGCCAAGGAGCAGCTTTTGCA GAAAAAACATATGA
- the RIBC2 gene encoding RIB43A-like with coiled-coils protein 2 isoform X2, with the protein MEVVQPKDLGQYSALAKKRVGELCRQKRIFNARNRIIGGDTEAWDVQVRDQKIKEATEKARNETFAAEMRQNDKITCVLEGRERRDRKNLCKAINDFQQSYQKPETRREFDLSDPLSLKKDLLAWQSDKNVQKTVSGMQRFMGEDLNFHERKKFQEEQNREWFLQQQREWKDARADQKRAEDFYMKTRLQFDETAKHLQNLERATRKAVCAAVKEFNKSQVTESAERRSLEKKQEQEDNLAEIANLLRGDLLSENPQQAASSFGPHRVVPDRWKGMARAQLEQIRLVQKQQVQEKLRLQEEERQRDMDWDRRRLQGARATLLCERQQQREQRDLRRALDCSNLSLAKEQLLQKKHMKEACTNHVTEDYFTQFNTKSR; encoded by the exons ATGGAGGTAGTGCAGCCCAAGGACCTGGGGCAGTACTCCGCCTTGGCCAAGAAGAGAGTTGGGGAGCTGTGCAGGCAGAAACGGATATTCAACGCCAGGAACAGGATCATCGGG GGAGATACAGAAGCCTGGGATGTTCAGGTTCGTGACCAGAAGATAAAAGAAGCAACTGAAAAAGCCAGAAATGAAACCTTTG CTGCTGAAATGAGGCAAAATGACAAAATCACATGCGTATTAGAAGGTCGggaaagaagagacaggaaaaatCTCTGCAAAGCTATTAATGACTTTCAACAGAGCTATCAGAAGCCAGAAACTCGCCGAGAATTTGATCTTTCTGACCCCCTATCCCTTAAGAAAGACCTCCTAGCCTGGCAGTCAGATAAAAACGTTCAGAAGACCGTGTCGGGAATGCAGAGATTCATGGGAGAGGATTTAAACTTCCACGAGAGGAAGAAATTCCAGgaagaacaaaacagagaatgGTTTTTGCAACAGCAAAGGGAATGGAAAGATGCCAGAGCCGACCAAAAACGTGCAG AGGACTTTTACATGAAAACAAGGCTGCAATTTGATGAAACAGCCAAACATTTACAGAATCTGGAACGCGCTACCAGAAAGGCCGTCTGTGCAGCTGTGAAAGAATTCAACAAGAGCCAG GTCACGGAGTCAGCGGAAAGGAGAAGTCTagagaaaaaacaagaacaagaggACAACCTGGCCGAGATCGCCAACCTGCTGCGTGGCGACCTGCTCTCCGAGAACCCACAGCAGGCAGCCAGCTCCTTCGGGCCCCACCGCGTGGTCCCTGACCGTTGGAAAGGCATGGCCCGGGCACAGCTGGAGCAGATCCGCCTGGTTCAGAAGCAGCAAGTCCAGGAGAAGCTG AGGCTCCAGGAAGAAGAGCGCCAGCGAGACATGGACTGGGACCGGCGGAGGCTTCAGGGCGCCCGTGCCACTCTGCTGTGTGAGCGGCAGCAGCAGCGCGAGCAGCGGGACCTGCGCAGAGCCCTGGACTGCAGCAACCTCAGCCTGGCCAAGGAGCAGCTTTTGCA GAAAAAACATATGAAGGAAGCCTGTACAAACCATGTCACTGAAGATTATTTCACACAATTTAATACAAAAAGTCGATAA
- the RIBC2 gene encoding RIB43A-like with coiled-coils protein 2 isoform X3, giving the protein MEVVQPKDLGQYSALAKKRVGELCRQKRIFNARNRIIGGDTEAWDVQVRDQKIKEATEKARNETFAAEMRQNDKITCVLEGRERRDRKNLCKAINDFQQSYQKPETRREFDLSDPLSLKKDLLAWQSDKNVQKTVSGMQRFMGEDLNFHERKKFQEEQNREWFLQQQREWKDARADQKRAEDFYMKTRLQFDETAKHLQNLERATRKAVCAAVKEFNKSQVTESAERRSLEKKQEQEDNLAEIANLLRGDLLSENPQQAASSFGPHRVVPDRWKGMARAQLEQIRLVQKQQVQEKLVPAPPACCPQAPGRRAPARHGLGPAEASGRPCHSAV; this is encoded by the exons ATGGAGGTAGTGCAGCCCAAGGACCTGGGGCAGTACTCCGCCTTGGCCAAGAAGAGAGTTGGGGAGCTGTGCAGGCAGAAACGGATATTCAACGCCAGGAACAGGATCATCGGG GGAGATACAGAAGCCTGGGATGTTCAGGTTCGTGACCAGAAGATAAAAGAAGCAACTGAAAAAGCCAGAAATGAAACCTTTG CTGCTGAAATGAGGCAAAATGACAAAATCACATGCGTATTAGAAGGTCGggaaagaagagacaggaaaaatCTCTGCAAAGCTATTAATGACTTTCAACAGAGCTATCAGAAGCCAGAAACTCGCCGAGAATTTGATCTTTCTGACCCCCTATCCCTTAAGAAAGACCTCCTAGCCTGGCAGTCAGATAAAAACGTTCAGAAGACCGTGTCGGGAATGCAGAGATTCATGGGAGAGGATTTAAACTTCCACGAGAGGAAGAAATTCCAGgaagaacaaaacagagaatgGTTTTTGCAACAGCAAAGGGAATGGAAAGATGCCAGAGCCGACCAAAAACGTGCAG AGGACTTTTACATGAAAACAAGGCTGCAATTTGATGAAACAGCCAAACATTTACAGAATCTGGAACGCGCTACCAGAAAGGCCGTCTGTGCAGCTGTGAAAGAATTCAACAAGAGCCAG GTCACGGAGTCAGCGGAAAGGAGAAGTCTagagaaaaaacaagaacaagaggACAACCTGGCCGAGATCGCCAACCTGCTGCGTGGCGACCTGCTCTCCGAGAACCCACAGCAGGCAGCCAGCTCCTTCGGGCCCCACCGCGTGGTCCCTGACCGTTGGAAAGGCATGGCCCGGGCACAGCTGGAGCAGATCCGCCTGGTTCAGAAGCAGCAAGTCCAGGAGAAGCTGGTGCCTGCCCCTCCCGCTTGCTGCCCGC AGGCTCCAGGAAGAAGAGCGCCAGCGAGACATGGACTGGGACCGGCGGAGGCTTCAGGGCGCCCGTGCCACTCTGCTGTGTGA